The Naumovozyma dairenensis CBS 421 chromosome 1, complete genome genome includes a region encoding these proteins:
- the SLX5 gene encoding SUMO-targeted ubiquitin ligase complex subunit SLX5 (similar to Saccharomyces cerevisiae SLX5 (YDL013W); ancestral locus Anc_3.186), with translation MQEEQERHSSISSTATPILPSDNVAERNDDINTNENGTPSSSATSVDKNTATATHANNTEGSNDDRGDDNDNDNNNSAILIESDPEEDARIREESRQISLVPDRRIGRPRDALHRFISTNPNNTNTTSRRDAQEENEENDENDDDFAIMDEIIDPTHNNNNINEIGPIDPTAEYVDLDAEPEYITNSRPRTIIINNNSSNNNIENSNGDANDDDDDEVMILEERTSTPTVTLNLPGGERLRINADPNERPTRSSFESLNENIVPLSRRQLLRRATRRATNSLFFHGSDENESDNDTDEVSLPASILGMRQRARMMAMQERQRQRQGQGQGHSAPDTSGNSVDNTSTNRNLINLRERIHTYPPDVRGAFDHAQSLQEFTSIVQSVAPTTFAECSDDLISLFTQYRGQVMADWTLRRIRQSQRDNERLLRERHARVRSTIRANNRHFGSNLASFFLMNQLGLGYGDVGAADDEDDGDYGIGEEDNDTGRAAGAYGYEYEDDDAHTQNIINMIQRREDAERDSRTKGFMSKTKPQQDGFKKRALALPEGYSSSFSTEPKVKMTVKKNGKDETVIMEDVDLAKYWMDVPACILCGVELGVGIPKDFVGTSDKDHGVSFEFLVSKYDFHCPYQSLSKPSQLDRDLSQKVYVASCGHTFCGRCYVRIDNAKSKSKLPKKKLAELKGSSHPDNYGPKTCPGPSCKTLLRSRGRMREIYF, from the coding sequence ATGCAGGAGGAACAAGAAAGGCATTCGTCGATTTCCTCTACAGCGACTCCCATTCTCCCATCTGATAATGTCGCTGAGAGGAACGATGACATAAatacaaatgaaaatggtactccttcttcttctgctACTTCTGTCGATAAAAATACAGCTACAGCTACTCATGCCAACAATACTGAAGGCTCTAATGATGATCGTggtgatgataatgataatgataacaataattccGCCATCCTTATCGAAAGTGATCCAGAAGAAGACGCAAGAATACGTGAAGAATCAAGGCAGATTAGTTTAGTACCTGATCGTCGTATCGGGAGACCTCGTGATGCATTACATCGATTTATAAGTACTAATCCTAATAATACCAACACAACCAGTCGACGTGATGCACAAGAAGagaatgaagaaaatgatgaaaatgatgacgATTTTGCGATTATGGACGAAATCATTGATCCCACTcacaataacaataatattaacGAAATTGGTCCCATTGATCCAACAGCAGAGTATGTCGATTTAGATGCTGAACCTGAATATATTACAAATTCACGACCAAGAACTATAATcattaataacaatagtagcaataataacattgaAAACTCCAATGGTGATGccaatgatgatgatgatgatgaagtcATGATTCTAGAAGAAAGGACATCTACACCTACCGTAACGTTGAATCTACCTGGTGGTGAAAGATTAAGAATTAATGCTGATCCGAATGAGAGGCCGACAAGGAGttcatttgaatcattaaatgaaaacattGTCCCATTATCACGTCGTCAACTTCTTAGGAGAGCTACTCGGAGAGCAACAAATTCTTTATTCTTTCATGGTagtgatgaaaatgaaagtgATAATGACACCGATGAAGTTAGTTTACCTGCAAGTATACTGGGTATGCGCCAAAGAGCTCGAATGATGGCTATGCAAGAAAGGCAAAGGCAAAGACAAGGACAAGGGCAAGGGCACTCAGCACCTGATACTAGTGGTAATAGTGTTGATAATACTAGTACCAATCGtaatttaatcaatttaaGAGAAAGAATTCATACATATCCTCCGGATGTTCGAGGTGCATTTGATCATGCCCAATCATTACAAGAATTTACATCAATCGTTCAAAGTGTGGCACCAACAACTTTTGCAGAATGTTCAgatgatttgatttctttgttcACTCAATATAGAGGTCAAGTTATGGCTGATTGGACATTAAGACGAATTAGACAATCTCAACGTGATAATGAAAGGTTACTTCGGGAAAGGCATGCTCGCGTACGTTCAACAATTAGAGCTAATAATAGGCATTTCGGCTCCAATTTAGCaagtttttttcttatgAACCAATTAGGCTTGGGCTATGGTGACGTTGGGGCTGcggatgatgaagatgatggtGACTATGGGATaggagaagaagataacGACACAGGGAGAGCTGCCGGAGCATACGGTtatgaatatgaagatgatgatgcaCACACGCagaatatcattaatatgaTTCAACGTAGAGAAGATGCAGAACGTGATTCAAGGACTAAAGGGTTCATGAGTAAAACCAAACCACAACAAGACGGGTTCAAGAAACGTGCGTTAGCATTACCTGAAGGTTATAGTTCATCATTCTCGACGGAACCAAAGGTTAAAATGACtgtgaagaaaaatggtaaaGATGAAACTGTTATAATGGAAGATGTAGACTTGGCGAAATATTGGATGGATGTTCCTGCATGCATTTTGTGTGGTGTTGAGTTGGGCGTTGGTATACCGAAAGACTTCGTAGGTACTAGTGATAAGGATCATGGTGTTTCGtttgaatttcttgtttctaAATACGATTTCCATTGCCCTTATCAAAGTTTATCAAAACCATCTCAGTTAGACCGTGACTTATCACAAAAAGTTTATGTTGCTTCATGTGGTCATACATTTTGCGGACGCTGTTACGTTAGAATTGATAATGCAAAATCGAAATCGAAATTAcccaagaaaaaattagcAGAATTGAAAGGGTCATCACATCCAGATAATTATGGTCCAAAGACTTGTCCTGGGCCGTCATGTAAAACCCTACTAAGATCTAGAGGTAGAATGCGGGAAATttatttctaa
- the APC11 gene encoding anaphase promoting complex subunit 11 (similar to Saccharomyces cerevisiae APC11 (YDL008W); ancestral locus Anc_3.190), with translation MKIEVQNIYPLVAWSWDMPKNLDDPDSDEPDNANDSYGIRRRAPNKNAVDDVCGICRASYNGTCPNCKFPGTDCPLVLGRCNHNFHFHCIYQWLKTLTSKGLCPMCRQKFRLKPNATVNTDHLGAFKELAITTRARLISEGLFDEDEEGDDDSEYAYDNEEVQRDNRDYEHIWNNPSTEYEELTVGDMFNTRRYIDDEEEEDDEGY, from the coding sequence ATGAAGATTGAAGTACAGAATATTTATCCATTAGTTGCATGGTCATGGGATATGCCCAAGAATCTTGATGACCCAGACAGCGATGAGCCGGACAATGCTAATGATTCTTATGGGATACGGAGAAGAGCACCAAACAAGAATGCAGTAGATGATGTCTGTGGTATATGTCGAGCAAGTTACAATGGTACATGTCCTAATTGTAAATTCCCAGGTACTGATTGCCCTCTTGTCTTGGGGAGATGTAATCATAATTTCCATTTCCATTGTATTTATCAATGGTTGAAGACTTTAACTTCAAAGGGTCTTTGTCCCATGTGTAGGCAAAAATTTCGGCTGAAGCCCAATGCTACAGTTAACACAGATCATCTTGGAGCCTTTAAAGAATTAGCCATAACAACAAGAGCAAGATTAATTAGTGAAGGATTGTtcgatgaagatgaggaaGGCGACGATGATAGTGAATATGCgtatgataatgaagaagttCAAAGAGATAATCGTGATTACGAGCATATATGGAATAATCCCTCAACGGAGTATGAAGAGTTGACAGTTGGTGACATGTTTAATACAAGAAGGTAcattgatgatgaggaagaagaagatgacgaAGGTTATTAA